The Marinilongibacter aquaticus genome has a window encoding:
- a CDS encoding outer membrane lipoprotein-sorting protein — translation MRIPSKYLFFFVCLTTFSGSVRAQQFYRFRADVSVKDKLADGKYRLTMGKVYYDKIYKKIVYDLKFPEKEQVVIQDTSMFTIGNGKLLDRKQTLLMPEFTVFHLALTGKLSDYGLTADEGGRSIYKIGSVEKTDRGIVTTWVPTDDKLRTLFGDIKMLKKDRRLDAMIFYDKNGKMVSRQFFKNYVNVKGVDFPTEVTMVSFGEKGEKNLQQTTYKNIVIDQSDEDEMYRFRIPITGGLSKTNP, via the coding sequence ATGCGAATTCCATCCAAATATCTTTTCTTTTTTGTTTGTCTTACGACCTTTTCCGGTTCTGTTCGTGCTCAACAATTTTATCGGTTCAGGGCCGACGTGTCCGTAAAAGACAAATTGGCTGATGGAAAATACCGTCTGACGATGGGAAAGGTCTATTACGATAAGATTTATAAGAAAATCGTGTACGACCTGAAATTTCCAGAAAAAGAGCAAGTCGTGATCCAAGACACCAGTATGTTCACCATCGGCAATGGGAAATTGCTCGACAGAAAACAAACGCTTTTGATGCCGGAATTCACCGTGTTCCATCTTGCTCTCACTGGTAAACTATCGGACTACGGCCTTACTGCTGACGAAGGCGGACGATCCATTTACAAAATAGGTTCGGTGGAAAAGACAGACCGCGGTATCGTAACCACCTGGGTGCCAACAGACGATAAATTGCGAACGCTTTTTGGAGATATTAAAATGCTCAAAAAAGACAGACGCCTAGACGCCATGATCTTTTACGACAAAAATGGAAAAATGGTCAGTAGGCAATTTTTCAAAAATTATGTCAACGTGAAAGGAGTGGATTTCCCTACGGAGGTAACCATGGTGAGCTTTGGCGAAAAAGGCGAGAAAAACTTACAGCAGACAACTTACAAGAACATTGTAATCGACCAATCGGATGAAGATGAAATGTACCGTTTTCGTATTCCTATTACTGGGGGCTTGTCTAAAACCAATCCTTAG
- the yidD gene encoding membrane protein insertion efficiency factor YidD: MKQEYWQAKNNKSEIQTAFAGLFLFYKSFISSQDLTVCTFTPSCSEYGILAIKAHGLIKGGVMTMDRLTRCNGLSPQNYEIDPKTMLLKDDPRNKHLMPIVAQYK; encoded by the coding sequence TTGAAGCAAGAATACTGGCAAGCCAAAAACAACAAAAGCGAAATTCAAACCGCTTTTGCAGGGCTCTTTTTATTCTACAAAAGCTTCATTTCTTCTCAAGACCTCACGGTCTGTACCTTTACGCCTTCGTGTTCAGAATATGGGATTTTGGCCATCAAGGCACACGGTCTCATCAAAGGCGGCGTTATGACCATGGATCGCCTTACCCGCTGCAATGGCCTTTCTCCGCAAAATTACGAGATCGACCCCAAAACCATGTTGTTGAAAGACGACCCTCGAAATAAACATTTGATGCCCATTGTGGCCCAATATAAATAG
- a CDS encoding tetratricopeptide repeat protein — MRKTGLLTVLFFTCFYAFSQKGEDLFNAENTEEFANYLLESGQAEFAIKEFERLLYLKPEALDAKQKLMQAFRLSGQYEKGINRTKALFSPLQEMPRAHAIEYSKLLMSVRDWPQAESFWIKSEELSQTDKVIFLSTEYIFESQFAKAKSILDKLQDSSNYVTQGYIRIVDNAQDMKRKSPFLAGVLSAIIPGLGKAYTGDWKDGLVSLIFTGGMAFQAARKFKQFGPGDVRPWIYTSIGSGFYLGGVYGATKSAQNKNRLKINHLQHEASSLFNTYY, encoded by the coding sequence ATGCGAAAAACGGGCCTCCTGACTGTTCTTTTCTTTACGTGTTTTTATGCCTTTTCGCAAAAAGGAGAAGACCTTTTCAATGCTGAAAATACCGAAGAGTTTGCCAATTATCTCCTCGAATCGGGGCAAGCCGAATTCGCAATAAAAGAATTTGAGCGTTTGTTGTATTTAAAACCCGAAGCTCTTGATGCCAAACAAAAGCTGATGCAAGCCTTTCGTTTGTCTGGGCAATACGAAAAGGGCATTAACCGTACAAAGGCTCTGTTTTCTCCTCTTCAAGAAATGCCGAGAGCCCATGCCATCGAATACTCCAAATTGCTGATGAGCGTTCGAGACTGGCCCCAAGCCGAGTCTTTTTGGATCAAAAGCGAAGAATTAAGCCAAACGGATAAAGTAATTTTTCTGTCCACAGAATACATTTTTGAATCGCAGTTTGCCAAAGCCAAAAGTATATTGGACAAGTTGCAAGACAGCAGCAACTATGTAACCCAAGGGTATATCCGAATCGTGGACAATGCTCAGGATATGAAAAGGAAGAGTCCCTTTCTGGCCGGCGTGCTTTCGGCCATAATTCCGGGTTTGGGCAAAGCCTATACCGGCGACTGGAAAGACGGACTCGTTTCTCTTATTTTTACTGGGGGCATGGCTTTTCAGGCTGCACGAAAATTCAAGCAATTTGGCCCTGGGGATGTACGTCCGTGGATTTATACATCCATCGGAAGTGGGTTTTATCTTGGTGGCGTATACGGAGCCACCAAATCGGCACAGAACAAAAATCGATTGAAAATCAATCACTTGCAACATGAAGCCAGTTCTCTTTTTAATACTTATTATTAG
- a CDS encoding tetratricopeptide repeat protein produces the protein MKPVLFLILIISITARGQNLEQTYAFAHSLFEQKEYASALETYKRALFFDKEGLYTQSAYIQMADCFYETADFSNAAYYYDLAYQSSSEKEKTRITLQKTSCFLLLRKYSQAQIELFNLPDVLNAENKETALFYSAMLSFAQNDFAAAEIQFKSLDVDTAAIHKLFVKNAAIDRLNPKTAKTLSIILPGLGQLYAGDIKNGINSFLLTGGLLYLGIHSAIQTSIVDATVSVVPWFQRYYMGGFKKAEKIAEATIKERRHAVFKQILEQVEQAN, from the coding sequence ATGAAGCCAGTTCTCTTTTTAATACTTATTATTAGTATCACAGCCCGAGGGCAAAACTTGGAGCAGACTTACGCTTTTGCCCATTCACTTTTCGAGCAAAAAGAGTATGCTTCGGCTTTGGAAACCTACAAGAGGGCTTTGTTTTTCGACAAAGAGGGTCTTTATACGCAATCTGCGTACATTCAAATGGCCGATTGTTTTTACGAAACCGCTGATTTTTCAAATGCAGCCTACTATTACGACTTGGCCTACCAAAGCAGTAGCGAAAAAGAAAAAACACGAATTACTCTACAGAAAACGTCTTGCTTTCTACTACTTCGAAAATACAGTCAGGCCCAAATAGAACTTTTCAACCTTCCCGATGTGCTCAATGCCGAAAACAAGGAAACGGCTCTATTCTATTCGGCCATGCTTTCTTTTGCTCAAAATGATTTTGCAGCCGCAGAAATTCAATTCAAAAGTCTGGATGTAGACACCGCAGCGATACACAAACTTTTTGTAAAAAATGCCGCCATCGACAGACTGAACCCCAAAACAGCCAAAACACTCAGCATCATCCTTCCCGGATTGGGGCAACTTTACGCCGGAGACATCAAAAACGGAATCAATTCCTTTCTGCTTACTGGCGGCCTTTTGTATTTGGGCATCCACTCGGCCATTCAAACCTCTATTGTTGATGCTACCGTATCCGTAGTGCCTTGGTTTCAAAGGTATTATATGGGCGGATTCAAGAAAGCCGAGAAAATTGCCGAAGCCACAATAAAAGAGAGGAGACACGCCGTTTTCAAGCAAATTTTGGAGCAAGTGGAACAAGCCAATTGA